In a single window of the Bacillus clarus genome:
- the rsgA gene encoding ribosome small subunit-dependent GTPase A: protein MAEGKIVKALSGFYYVQHEEGITQCRGRGVFRKNKITPLVGDQVVFQADNPNEGYVLEVFDRKNELVRPPIANVDQAILVFSAVEPDFNPGLLDRFLVLIEYHNIKPIICISKMDLVDEKTREKVESYANDYREMGYDVLFTSINTSESIDILKPFLEGCVSVVAGQSGVGKSSMLNVLRPDLELKTNDISSHLGRGKHTTRHVELIAVGSGLVADTPGFSSLDFIDIEVEDLTYCFPELKEASQYCKFRGCTHLSEPKCAVKAAVEEGKITEYRYKSYKQFVEEIRERKPRY from the coding sequence ATGGCAGAAGGAAAAATTGTAAAAGCTCTAAGTGGGTTTTATTATGTGCAGCATGAAGAAGGGATTACACAATGTCGCGGGCGTGGTGTATTTAGAAAGAATAAAATTACGCCACTTGTAGGAGATCAAGTTGTTTTTCAAGCGGATAATCCGAATGAAGGTTATGTGTTAGAAGTATTTGATCGAAAAAATGAACTTGTTAGGCCTCCTATTGCTAATGTTGATCAAGCTATTCTTGTTTTCTCTGCGGTAGAACCAGATTTTAATCCAGGGCTGTTAGATCGATTTTTAGTATTGATTGAATATCATAACATTAAACCAATTATTTGTATTAGTAAGATGGATTTAGTAGATGAGAAAACACGAGAAAAAGTGGAATCTTATGCAAATGATTATCGTGAAATGGGTTATGATGTGCTGTTTACTTCTATAAATACATCGGAAAGTATTGATATTTTGAAACCATTTTTAGAAGGTTGTGTTTCTGTCGTTGCAGGCCAATCTGGTGTTGGAAAATCTTCAATGTTAAACGTATTACGTCCAGATTTAGAATTGAAAACAAATGATATTTCTTCGCATTTAGGACGTGGAAAGCATACGACAAGACATGTAGAATTAATTGCAGTTGGAAGCGGTCTTGTTGCGGATACACCTGGTTTTAGTTCGCTTGATTTCATAGATATAGAGGTAGAAGATCTTACATATTGTTTTCCGGAGTTGAAAGAAGCGAGCCAATACTGTAAATTTAGAGGGTGTACACATCTTTCTGAACCGAAATGTGCGGTGAAAGCTGCAGTCGAAGAAGGGAAGATTACCGAATATCGCTATAAGAGCTACAAACAATTCGTAGAAGAAATTAGAGAGAGAAAGCCGAGGTATTAG
- the rpmB gene encoding 50S ribosomal protein L28 — translation MARVCAITGRKARSGNSRSHAMNATKRKWGANLQKVRVRIDGKVQRVYVSARALKSGKIERV, via the coding sequence ATGGCTCGTGTTTGTGCTATTACTGGAAGAAAAGCTCGTTCTGGTAACTCTCGTTCTCACGCAATGAACGCTACAAAACGTAAATGGGGCGCTAACCTTCAAAAAGTTCGCGTACGCATCGACGGTAAAGTTCAACGTGTTTACGTTTCTGCTAGAGCATTAAAATCTGGCAAAATCGAACGTGTTTAA
- the pknB gene encoding Stk1 family PASTA domain-containing Ser/Thr kinase produces the protein MLIGKRLNDRYKLLKMIGGGGMANVYLAHDDILGRDVAVKILRLDYSNNEEFIKRFHREAQSVTTLSHPNIVNMYDVGEEDGIYYLVMEYVPGRTLKQYIIDRGMLPIGEALDIMEQLTSAMAHAHHFEIVHRDIKPHNILIRDDGVIKVTDFGIATATSATTITHTNSVLGSVHYLSPEQARGGIANKQSDIYSLGIVMFELLTGRQPFSGESAVAIALKHLQNEIPSPKRWNENIPQSVENIILKATAKDPFHRYQSANAMKRDIETALYPERINEQPFYIPEDMEATKAIPIIQQEQLFQNVSDETIVLNGGKVDGQVKKAEVEPKKKKKRSNKWLKVLITTFLLLAIGITLALTVIPGFFIPKDVKIPDVSGMKYTTAVNTLVEKGFEVTEPNIVYTDDVEAGKVIKTNPMAGRVVKENSKITIYQSGGKKKSKMSNLTGKDFDSLKAELEEKYKNVTVNYIENEKPKGEIVEQIPAADQMIVEAEQEVKVWVSKGPYQIRPGDFSGWTENSVNSYLNERKLTPNIKREYSDVVDKGLVISQSPKPGTPLKEGDTVTITISDGPKPKVTKIVKVDNISIPYEAPVIGEKKPQTIEIYKEDMQQKMDKPIETRTITESATISLEFVIQEGTKGHYKIVRDGMTIIDKEVPYPAQ, from the coding sequence GTGCTGATTGGAAAACGCTTAAATGACCGTTATAAACTGCTGAAAATGATTGGCGGTGGAGGAATGGCCAATGTATATTTAGCTCATGATGATATACTCGGCCGAGATGTAGCGGTAAAAATATTAAGACTCGACTATTCAAATAACGAAGAGTTTATTAAACGTTTCCATCGAGAAGCGCAGTCTGTTACAACGTTGTCGCATCCAAATATTGTGAATATGTATGATGTTGGGGAAGAGGATGGTATATATTATCTTGTAATGGAATATGTACCTGGACGAACATTGAAGCAATACATAATTGATCGAGGGATGTTACCGATAGGAGAAGCTCTTGATATAATGGAGCAGTTAACGTCCGCCATGGCACACGCCCATCATTTTGAGATTGTGCATCGAGATATTAAACCGCACAATATTTTGATTCGAGATGATGGAGTGATCAAAGTAACAGATTTTGGAATTGCGACAGCTACAAGTGCAACAACGATTACACATACAAATTCGGTGCTCGGTTCTGTGCATTATTTATCACCAGAACAAGCGCGCGGCGGTATAGCGAATAAACAATCAGATATTTATTCACTTGGGATTGTTATGTTTGAGTTATTAACGGGAAGACAACCGTTTTCTGGTGAATCTGCTGTTGCAATTGCTTTAAAACATTTACAAAATGAAATACCATCTCCAAAAAGATGGAATGAAAATATTCCACAAAGTGTTGAGAATATTATTTTAAAGGCGACTGCGAAAGATCCGTTCCATCGATATCAATCTGCTAATGCAATGAAGAGAGATATTGAAACGGCGTTATATCCAGAACGAATTAATGAACAACCATTTTACATACCAGAAGATATGGAAGCGACGAAAGCGATTCCGATTATTCAACAGGAACAATTGTTTCAAAATGTAAGCGATGAAACAATTGTATTAAATGGTGGTAAAGTGGATGGACAAGTAAAAAAAGCAGAAGTGGAACCAAAAAAGAAGAAAAAACGGAGTAACAAATGGTTGAAAGTTTTAATTACGACATTTTTACTTTTAGCGATTGGTATAACGTTAGCGCTTACTGTCATTCCAGGATTCTTTATCCCGAAAGATGTAAAAATCCCTGATGTGTCTGGTATGAAGTATACGACAGCGGTTAATACATTAGTTGAGAAGGGATTTGAAGTTACTGAGCCTAACATTGTGTATACAGATGATGTTGAAGCGGGAAAAGTAATCAAAACTAACCCAATGGCAGGAAGAGTAGTAAAGGAAAATTCTAAAATTACTATCTATCAATCAGGCGGGAAAAAGAAGAGTAAGATGAGTAATTTAACCGGGAAAGATTTTGATAGTTTGAAGGCTGAATTAGAAGAGAAATATAAGAATGTTACTGTAAACTATATTGAAAATGAGAAGCCAAAAGGTGAAATTGTAGAGCAAATACCGGCAGCAGATCAAATGATTGTAGAAGCAGAACAAGAAGTGAAAGTTTGGGTAAGTAAAGGTCCTTATCAAATTCGCCCTGGTGATTTTTCTGGGTGGACAGAGAATAGCGTGAATAGTTATTTAAATGAAAGAAAGCTCACTCCTAATATAAAAAGGGAATACTCTGATGTAGTGGACAAAGGTCTTGTGATTTCACAATCGCCAAAACCAGGAACACCGTTAAAAGAAGGAGATACAGTAACGATTACTATTTCAGATGGGCCAAAGCCGAAAGTAACAAAAATAGTAAAAGTTGATAATATTTCTATTCCATATGAAGCACCTGTAATAGGTGAGAAAAAACCACAAACAATTGAAATCTATAAAGAAGACATGCAACAAAAAATGGATAAACCAATTGAAACTCGAACAATTACAGAGTCAGCTACTATATCTTTAGAATTTGTGATTCAAGAAGGAACAAAAGGACATTATAAAATTGTTCGGGATGGAATGACAATTATTGATAAAGAAGTACCATATCCAGCTCAGTAA
- a CDS encoding thiamine diphosphokinase codes for MIIHILAGGPAEYCADFSRYENEDVVWAAVDRGVYRLLQRGMTPAVAFGDYDSVTDEELAWMQKQTNELHIVPREKDQTDLEIAISWALEQKPELIRIFGATGGRLDHGLANIQMLLKGLEVHTEMCIVDNKNEITVREEGTYIIEENKNFPYVSFVPVTEIVNGITLRGFKYPLTEKTIEWGSTLCISNELIAEKGTFSFTSGILMVIRSTD; via the coding sequence ATGATTATTCATATTTTAGCTGGAGGACCTGCTGAATATTGTGCTGATTTCTCTCGATATGAAAATGAAGACGTAGTATGGGCTGCGGTTGATCGTGGTGTGTATCGCTTATTGCAAAGAGGCATGACTCCGGCAGTTGCATTTGGTGATTACGACTCTGTTACAGATGAAGAATTAGCATGGATGCAAAAACAAACAAATGAATTACATATTGTCCCGCGTGAAAAAGACCAGACAGATTTAGAGATTGCGATTAGTTGGGCATTGGAACAAAAGCCAGAACTAATTCGCATTTTTGGTGCTACTGGTGGAAGACTTGATCATGGTTTAGCAAATATACAGATGCTTCTAAAAGGGCTAGAAGTACATACAGAGATGTGTATTGTTGATAATAAAAATGAAATAACAGTGAGAGAAGAAGGGACATATATAATTGAAGAAAATAAAAATTTTCCATATGTATCATTTGTACCGGTTACCGAAATTGTAAACGGCATTACACTTCGAGGTTTTAAATATCCTCTTACTGAAAAAACAATAGAGTGGGGATCAACACTTTGTATAAGTAATGAACTCATTGCGGAAAAAGGTACTTTTTCATTTACTTCCGGCATATTAATGGTGATAAGAAGCACTGATTGA
- the rpe gene encoding ribulose-phosphate 3-epimerase, with product MIKIAPSILSADFSKLGEEIKDVEKGGADYIHVDVMDGHFVPNITIGPLIVEAIRPITSLPLDVHLMIENPDNYIPTFAKAGADIITVHVEACPHLHRTIQLIKSHGIKAGVVLNPHTPVSVIEHVLEDIDMVLLMTVNPGFGGQKFIHSVLPKIKQVAEMVKERNLQVEIEVDGGVNAETARLCVEAGANVLVAGSAVYNQKDRGEAIRVIRG from the coding sequence ATGATTAAAATTGCACCATCGATTTTATCAGCAGATTTTTCGAAATTAGGGGAAGAGATTAAAGATGTAGAAAAAGGTGGAGCTGATTATATTCACGTCGATGTAATGGACGGACATTTCGTACCAAATATTACGATCGGACCATTAATTGTAGAAGCTATCCGTCCAATTACATCATTACCGTTAGACGTACATTTAATGATTGAAAATCCTGATAACTATATCCCGACTTTCGCAAAAGCGGGAGCAGATATTATTACTGTTCATGTAGAAGCTTGTCCACATTTACATCGTACAATTCAGTTAATTAAATCTCATGGTATTAAAGCTGGAGTTGTATTAAATCCGCACACTCCTGTTTCTGTAATTGAACATGTATTAGAAGATATAGATATGGTATTACTTATGACAGTAAACCCTGGATTTGGTGGACAGAAGTTTATTCATTCTGTATTACCGAAAATCAAACAAGTTGCAGAAATGGTGAAAGAGCGAAACCTGCAAGTAGAAATTGAAGTTGATGGTGGTGTAAATGCTGAAACTGCCCGACTTTGTGTGGAAGCAGGAGCAAATGTTCTTGTGGCAGGATCAGCAGTATACAATCAAAAAGACCGCGGTGAAGCAATTCGTGTAATTCGCGGATAA
- the spoVM gene encoding stage V sporulation protein SpoVM: MRFYTIKLPKFLGGIVRAVLNTFKKD; encoded by the coding sequence ATGAGATTTTATACAATTAAGTTACCTAAATTTCTTGGTGGAATTGTTCGTGCAGTGTTAAATACCTTCAAAAAGGACTAA